In Rhodococcus pseudokoreensis, the DNA window CGGAGGCGGAGCGTGCAGAGAGCGCTTGGCGTGTGCGAGTGAGCGCTGTGCGGCGGCGGTGACGGCTTCGGCGGTGAAGCCGAACTCGCGGAACAGGGTCTTGTGGTCGGCGGAGGCGCCGAAATGCTCGATGGAGATGATCTCCCCTGCGTCACCGACGAAGCGGTACCACGGCATGGAGATGCCGGCCTCGACGGCGACCCGCGCCTTGACCGTCGGGGGGAGCACACCGTCGCGGTAGGCCTGGTCCTGGGCGTCGAACCACTCGACGCAGGGCATGGACACGACCCGGGTGGGGATGCCGTCGGCCTCGAGGGCCTCGCGGGCGGCGACCGCCAGCTGCAGCTCGGAGCCGGTGCCGATCAGCACGACCTCCGGTGCCCCCGTGGACGCGTCGGCGAGGACGTACCCGCCGCGGGAGACACCCTCGTAGCTGGTGCCCTCGAGGACCGGCAGGTCCTGGCGGGTCAGGGCGAGACCGGCGGGAGCGCGGGTGGCCTCGTCGGCGCCCTTTTCGAGGACGGCGCGCCACGCGTGCGCGGTCTCGTTGGCGTCGCCGGGCCGCACGACGTACAGGCCGGGGATCGCGCGCAGCGCGGCGAGGTGCTCGATCGGCTGGTGGGTGGGACCGTCCTCGCCGAGTCCGATGGAGTCGTGCGTCCACACGTAGGTGACCGCGGTCTTCATGATCGCGGCCAGCCGCACGGCGGGACGCATGTAGTCGCTGAAGACGAGGAACGTGCCGCCGTAGGGGCGGGTCGGCCCGTGCAGGGCGATGCCGTTGAGGATCGAGCCCATCGCGTGTTCGCGGACCCCGAAGTGCAGGGTGCGACCGTACGGCTGGGCGTTCCACATGCTGGTGGAAATGGACTTGGGACCGAACGAGTCGGCGCCCTTGATGGTGGTGTTGTTGCTCTCCGCGAGGTCGGCGGAGCCACCCCACAGCTCGGGCAGCACCGGTCCGACGGCGTTCAGCACGGCGGCGGACGCCTTACGGGTGGCGAGACCCTTCGCATCGGGCTCCCACGTCGGGAGGACGTCGGCCCAGCAGGCGGGCAGGTCGCGCCCGATCAGGCGGTCGAGCAGCTTCTTGCCCTCGGGGGCGCGCTGCGTCCACTCGTCGTACTGGGCCTGCCATTCCTTGTGCGCCTGCGCGCCGCGCTCGACGACCTTGCGGGTGTGCGCGATGACGTCGTCGGCGACCTCGAACGTCTTGTCCGGATCGAAACCGAGCGCCTTCTTCACGGCCGCGACCTCGTCGGCACCGAGGGCGGCGCCGTGCGCCGCGCCCGTGTTCATCTTGGTCGGGGCGGGGAAGCCGATGATCGTGCGGAGCAGGATCAGCGACGGCTTGTCGGTGACCTCGCGGGCCTTGTTCAGGGCCTCTTCGATGGCGACGACGTTCTCGCCGCCCTCGACGATCTGCACGTGCCAGCCGTACGCCTCGTAGCGGGCGGCGGTGTCCTCGGACAGCGCGATGGCGGTGTCGTCCTCGATGGAGATCTTGTTGTCGTCGTAGATCAGCGTCAGGTTGCCGAGCTGCTGCACACCGGCGATCGACGACGCCTCGGAGGTGACGCCCTCCTCGATGTCGCCGTCGGAGGCGATCACGTAGATGTGGTGATCGAACGGGCTCTCGCCGAGCGCGGGCTCGGGGTCGAACAGGCCGCGCTCACGGCGGGCGGCCATGGCCATGCCGACGGCGGAGGCCAGACCCTGACCCAGCGGACCGGTGGTGATCTCGACGCCGCGGGTGTGGCCGTGCTCGGGGTGGCCGGGGGTCTTCGAGCCCCAGGTGCGCAGCGCTTCCAGGTCTTCCAGTTCGAGCCCGTAGCCGGCGAGGTACAGCTGGATGTAGAGGGTGAGGCTGGAGTGTCCACAGGACAGCACGAACCGGTCGCGGCCGATCCAGTCGGCGTCCGTGGGATCGTGACGCATGACGCGCTGGAAGAGGGTGTAGGCGAGGGGAGCGAGGCTCATGGCCGTGCCGGGGTGGCCGTTGCCCACCTTCTGCACTGCATCGGCGGCGAGCACCCGGATGGTGTCGACGGCCTTGGTGTCCAGTTCGGTCCAGTCGGCGGGATGAACCGGTTGCGTGAGGACGTGGATGTCGTCTGTGATCGACACGGGCAGAAGTCTCCTATTGCGGGGTGGGAAATATGGGCACTCGATCGCGGCCGGTGCCGGGACTGATTCTGGCCGTCCATTTCTCGACGGGCGGTCTGGACTATGTGTAGGAGTAGAATCCCTGGCCGGTCTTCTCAGTCAGACGACCGGCATCGACCATGCGGTGTAACAACGGCGGCGGGCTGTGCTGGCATTGCTGTCGAGTCGTCCAGACTTGACGGCACGGGCGAGGGACGACTGGGTACGGTCCGTTGCGGCATTGGCCGAGGTGATGTCGCGCTCGAAAATGGTCGCTGAAACACCGGCTCGTGCAACTACTTCCGCCATCCCTTCCCCATTATTCCGCCGCCGATGACGCCCACCTTCTTCACGTGATCTCCTTGGGCATCAGGCTGGTCGAGCGACTGGATCGGCTCTCGGGCAGAGTAGTTGGGTGCCCGGTGAAAAGTCGTACGGCGGCGCACCAGGCGATGGCGAACGGCCCGGGTGAGTGGTGGGAATTTCCAGCCACATCGTAGGGCCGAACACCTGGTGCGCCGCAGACGGTCATCACACTGTCTATGGCTGGACGTGTGTGGTGACGGTCACCGCGGTGTCTGGCTGGACGGTGCGGTGACGGGTTGGGGTGAGTTAGCCGAGCCTGCGAAGCCGGGGTGCCAGGTCACGCTCGAACAACTCGAGGAAGCGCTTCTGATCGTGACCGGGAGCGTGGAAGACCAGATGGTTCAGCCCTGCGTCGATGTAGGGCTTGATCGCCTCGACCACTTCGTCCGGGTCGGCGCCCACGATCCACCGCTTCGCGACCTGCTCGATGGGGAGCGCATCCGCGGCGGCCTCCATCTCGATCGGGTCGGTGATGTCATGTTTCTGCTCGGGTGTCAGGGACAGCGGCGCCCAGAATCGGGTGTTCTCCAGTGCCTGTGCGGGATCGGTGTCGTAGGAAATCTTGATCTCGATCAGACGATCGATGTCCTCGAGCTTCCGTTCGGCCTTCTGTGCGCCCTCGGCGACGGCTGGCATCAACTTGTCGTTGTAGAGCTCCATGCCCTTACCGGAGGTACAGATGAATCCGTCACCTGCACGACCGGCGTAGCGGGCGACGACCGGACCGCCTGCCGCGATGTACACCGGAAGGCCCTCTACGGGAACGTCATAGATCGAGGCCCCGGTGGCGCGGTAGTACTGACCTTCGAAGTCGACCCGGCCACCCTTCCACAGTTCGCGCATGAGTTGCACGGATTCGCGCAGGCGGGCAAAGCGTTCCTTGAAATCGGGCCAATCGCCTTCGAACCCCGTCGCGATCTCGTTGAGCGCCTCACCGGTGCCGACCCCGAGCATCACCCGTCCGGGATAGAGCAAGCCCATCGTGGCGAACGCCTGAGCGATGACTGCGGGGTTGTACCGGAATGTCGGTGTCAGAACCGAAGTGCCGAGCTGGATCCTCGTGGTCCGCTCACCGACGGCCGTCATCCACGCCAGGGAGAACGGGGCGTGGCCACCCTTGTGCCGCCACGGCTGGAAGTGGTCGCTCACCATGGCGCTGTCGAGTCCATGACTTTCGGCGAGCACTGAGAGTTCGACCAGTTCACGTGGGCCGAACTGTTCCGCCGACGCCTTGTACCCGAGCTTGAGTTCTGCGGTCATGTGCGTTTCCTGCTTTTCTGTGTGTGTACGAAGTGGGTCGTCAGCCGTGGAAGTCCACCGCGGAGTACTCACGGAGTTTGTTCAGACTGTGTCGTCCGTCGATCATCCGGACCGTGCCGGACTTTGATCGCATGACGATCGACTGGGTGGTGGCTCCGCCGGCGGCGTATCGCACCCCGCGGAGCAGGTCACCGTCGGTGACACCCGTCGCGCAGAAGAACACGTTGTCTCCGGAAACGAGATCCTCTGTATGAAGCACCCGGTCGAGGTTGTGGCCCGCGTCGATCGCTCGCCGGCGTTCGGCATCGTTGGTGGGGGCGAGCCGGCCCTGGATCGCGCCTCCCATGCATCGCAGTGCCGCTGCTGCGATCACGCCCTCGGGGGTGCCGCCGATCCCCAGCAGCATGTCCGGTGCCGAACGTGGATCCGCGGCTGCGATGGCACCGGCGACGTCTCCGTCCGCCAGCAGTTGGACCCTGGCTCCGGCGTCTCGCACGGTATTGATGAGGTCGCCGTGGCGGAGCCGGTCGAGTACGGCCACTGTCACGTCCGAGACCGACGACTTCTTCGCTCGTGCCACACGTCGGATGTTCTCGTGGACCGGCGCGGTGATGTCGATGACGTCGGCGGCATCGGGACCGACTGCGATCTTCTCCATGTAGAACACCGCGGACGGATCGAACATCGTTCCGCGCTCGGATACCGCGAGCACGGCGATGGCATTGGACATTCCCTTGGACATCATCGTCGTGCCGTCCACCGGGTCGACCGCGACATCGCACTCGGGACCGTCACCGGTGCCGACGCACTCGCCGTTGTAGAGCATGGGGGCGTTGTCCTTCTCGCCCTCGCCGATCACGACGACTCCGCGCATGGTCACGGAGTTGATGAGCTGCCGGATTGCGTCGACTGCGGCGCCGTCGCCGCCGATCTTGTCGCCCCGTCCCACCCAGCGTCCAGCGGCCATCGCGGCTGCTTCCGTTACACGGACCAGTTCGAGGGCGAGATTGCGGTCCGGCTTCTCCCGGCGGCTCACTGTCATCGGGCCGCTGCCTTCACCTGATCGAGTGCAGCGTCTGCCCTGCTCGTGGAGTGTCCACCGAACTGATTCCGCAGGGCGGAGATCGCTTTCATCGACGGTGAGGTCTCTTGCCTGCTGGCGAACCGGGCGAAAAGTGCAGCCGAGATGACCGGTACCGGAACGGCATTGCGGATGGCCTCTTCGACGGTCCACCGGCCTTCTCCGGAGTCTTGGGTCCAGCCGGAGATCCCGGACAGCTCGGGATCGTCTTTGAGGGCGCGCACGAGGAGGTCGAGGAGCCACGATCGCACCACGGTGCCACGGCTCCAGGCCTCGATCACTGCCGGGACGTTCTCGACGAGTTCCGTGGCCTCGAGCAGCTCGAAGCCCTCAGCGTACGCCTGCATGAGGCCGTACTCGATTCCGTTGTGCACCATTTTTGAATAGTGGCCTGCTCCAATGGGTCCCGCGTGTACAAATCCTTCGCCACGCGGGCCTTCCGGGCGGAGGGCGTCGAAGAGCGGCATCGCCCTGTCGACGTGTTCCTCGGATCCGCCCACCATCAACGCGTAGCCGTTCTCGAGACCCCAGATTCCACCGGACACACCGCAGTCGATGTACCCGATCCCTCGCGCGTCGAGCGCCTTCGCGTGGTGGATGTCCTCGCTGAAGCGGGAGTTGCCTCCTTCGATGACGAGGTCGCCCGGAGAAAGCGCCTGTGACAGGTGCGTGATCGTCTCCTGCGTCGGCACACCCGCCGGAACCATCACCCAGACGATGCGCGGTGGGGGAAGTGCCTCGACGAGCGCGTCGATGGACGAGACGTCGGAGCTGTTGACGTGCGGGTCGTAACCGAGAACTTCGGTGCCCGAACGGCGGAGCCGTTCGCACATGTTGAAGCCCATCTTTCCCAGCCCGATAAGCCCGATCTGCATAGCGTGGAGCCTTTCCGAATCGACAGAGCACAACCGGTGGGGGAGGCCGAGCCCCGTGGGCACGCGTGCTCGCCCCCCCGTGGGTGTGTCAGTTCTGGTTGTCCCCGAAGATGGCCTTCACCTCGAGGAAGTCCTCCAAACCGAACTTGCCGAATTCACGCCCGTTGCCGGACTGCTTGTATCCACCGAACGGCGCATTGGCGGCCAGCGGGGCACCGTTGAGGTGCACCATTCCGGTCCGCATCCGCCGAGCGACCTTCCGAGCACGTTCGGGGTTTCCGGAAGACACCATGCCGGCGAGCCCGTATTGCGTGTCGTTGGCGATGCGCACCGCGTCGTCCTCGTCTTCGTAGCCGATGAACATCATCACAGGCCCGAAGATCTCCTCCTGCGCGATCGTCATGTCATTGGTGACGTCGGCGAAGACGGTGGGCTTGACGAAGTAACCCTCCTGCAGCCCGTCCGGGCGGCCGGTGCCACCGACGACGAGCGTGCCGCCCTCGTCGATGCCCTTTTGGATGAGTCCCTGGATCTTGTCGAACTGTGCCTGCGACACCACGGGACCGACGGTCGTGCCCTCCGCATCCGGAGCTCCGACGACGATGGTGGCCGCGGCCTTCTTCGCGATCTCCACAGCCTCGTCCATGCGATCAGTGGGGATGAGGATGCGGGATCCGGCGTTGCAGGACTGGCCCGAGTTCACCACCATGCCGGTGACGTCGCGAGTGATGACGTCTTCGAAGTCGGCGTCGTCGAGCACGATGTTCGCCGACTTGCCGCCGAGTTCCTGGGCGACGCGCTTGACCGTCGGGGCCGCGTTCTTGGCGACCTCGATGCCGGCCCGCGTCGACCCGGTGAACGAGACCATGTCGACTTCGGGGTGCGCGGACAGTGCCGTTCCCACGGTCAGGCCATCACCGTTGACGAGGTTGAAGACGCCTGCGGGAACACCGGCTTCGTCCAGGATCTCGGCGAAGATGATTGCGTTGAGGGGCGCGATCTCCGACGGTTTGAGCACCATCGTGCATCCGGCTGCCAGGGCGGGTGCCACCTTGGCGACGATCTGGTTGAGCGGCCAGTTCCATGGGGTGATGAAGGCGCAGACGCCGACCGGCTCGCGCACCACGGTCGTGGTGTCGATCTTTTCCTCGAACGTGAAGTTCTCGAGGGCGTCGAGCGTCGCCATGAAGTGCCCGAGACCTGCCGGTGCCTGAGCGGCCTCCGCGAGGCCGGTGGGCGCTCCCATCTCGCTGGTGACGGCGGCCGCGAGGTCCTTCATACGCCGCTTGTACACCTCGATGATCTTCTCCAGCAGGGCGATGCGCTCGGCCGGGGTGGTCGACGCGAAGCTGTCGAACGCCGTGCGTGCGGCGGTGACTGCGAGGTCAACGTCCTGTTCGTTGCCCATCGCGATGGTGGCGATCGGCTTCTCCGTCGCCGGGTTGATCACCTCGAGCGTCTTCGAGCCGATCGGGCCTACCCAGGCGCCGCCGATGTAGAACTTCTGAGTGTGGTCCATTATTTTCCTCCGTCGAAGCGTTGGTGGTGCTGAAAAGTGCTGGGGCCAAGCGATTGATCTCGAAAATGTGCGATCGCCCCCGTCAGTTCGGCGATCTGAGATAGACCGTTTTGGTGGTTGTGAAGAACGTGCGGGCAGCCTTTCCCTGCTCGCGATTCATGCTGCTCGAGGCCTTGACTCCGCCGAACGGGACGTGTGGCTCCACACTCGCCGTCTCCCGATTGACATGCACCAGGCCGGAATTGATCCGGCGCACGAACTGCATGGCTTTGGAGATGTTCGATGTGAACAGCGAGGCCGACAGGCCGAACACGGTGTCGTTCGCCGCGGCCAGCGCTTCGTCGAAATCCTCGACCTCGGTCAGGACGAGCACCGGGCCGAAGATTTCCTCCCGCACGAGTCGGCTGGACGGGGCCACACCGGTCAGCACCGTCGGTTCGAGGAAGCAACCCTCACCGTCTGCCTTGCCGCCGAGAAGGATGTCCGCACCCTCCTCGTGCGCGAGCCGAAGGTACTCGACGACGGTGTCGCGTTGCTCCGGTGAGGACATCGGCCCGATATCGGTGGCCTCGTCGTACGGGTTGCCCACCACCAGTCGGTTCACCTGGGCCAGCAGCAGTTCGCGGAATTCCGTTGCCACCTGGCGCTGAACGTAGACGCGACTGGTGGCCGTGCACCGCTGTCCGGCCGCCAGCATGGCTCCGCGAACGACCTGCACGGCCGCATCCTCGAGTTCGGCGTCCGCCAGCACGATGGCGGGGTTCTTGCCGCCGAGTTCGAGTTGCACCTTGACGTTACGGTCTGCGACCGCCTCCCGGAGGCGAACACCGACACCGTTGGATCCGGTGAAGGTCAACGCCGCCAAGCGGTTGTCCCCGGTCAACGAACCGGACAGGGAACGGCCCTTACCGGTGATCAGATTGAGCACACCGGTCGGCAAACCCGCCTCGGCGAAAATCTCGGTGAGCAATACCGCGCTGCCTGAGGCCCCTTCGGCCGGCTTCCACACCACGGAGTTGCCGAATGCGACTGCGGGAGCGATTTTCCACGTCGGAATCGCGAACGGAAAGTTCCACGGCGTGATGGCGCAGACGATCCCGAGGGGTTGCTCGACGGTGAGCAGAACGGTCTCGGGGTCTGCGCTCGGGTAGGTCTCGCCCGAAGGCTGCAGCAGATCGCCGGCGTAGTAGCGCAGGATCGCAGCGCTGCGCAGCACCTCGCCGCGGGCGTCGCGGATGGCCTTGCCCATGTCGGCGGTGAGCCGCCGAGCGGCTGTCTCGACCCTGGCCTCGAGCAGGTCGGCTGCTCGGCGCAGGACGTCGGCGCGTTGGACGGCAGGTATGGCGGCCCAACCCGGCTGGGCCTTCTCAGCCGCGTCGTAGGCGCGGCGGACGTGAGCGGGCGTCGCCGACGCGAAGATGCCCGACAAATGACCTGTCTCATAAGGTTCGAATCGATTATATGTCTGTTCCGAGGTGCACCACTCGCCATCGATGAACAGTGTCGCGGCGTCCTCGAGGAGGGTTGCAGACGCGGGGGTGTTGGACATGGTCACCTGACCTGGGGCATGGAGGGAGTCGAACGGGGGATTGCAGGTCTTTCACCTGCGTTGATGGAGTGTGAAGGCATCAGAGTGAGTGTGGTGCGTCCGGCCGGCTCGCGGGGGTGTCCGAGCCGGAGCGTCATCGCGGCGATCAGGCCGATCGAGGTCCTGGGGGAATCGTGGGTGATGAGGTTGTCAAGGGCATTCGGCATGTGATGGGATGACCTCCCGAATAGAAACGTTTACATGACAATAAGTGGCTACGCCGGAACGGTCAAGGAGACTTCGAATGAGAAACGATCGAGGGCGCACTGTTCGCCCCCACGAGTACCTCGACACCAACGAAGGGCCGGCGGGGGAGGAGCGCAACTCCTCGCAATCCCCGGCCGCGTCCGGCCCGCTCCAGCGGCTGTCCGCCGCCGGCGTAGCAGTGTGGCTCGACGATTTGTCTCGTCACCGCCTGGCGTCAGGGAGCCTCGCCGCACTCGTGCAGAACTGGCCCGTGTGCGGCGTGACCACCAACCCGTCGATCTTCGAGAACGCCCTGCGGTCGGGCGAGGCTGCCTACGGTGAGCAGATCCGTGACCTGGCGATCGCAGGGGCGGATGCCGCCGAGGCTGTACGAGCGTTGACCACCACCGATGTTCGCTGGGCCTGCGAGATTCTGCGGGAGACGTACGAACGATCCGGCGGCGCCGACGGCTATGTCTCGATCGAGGTGGACCCGTACCTGTCGCGCAACGTGCCGGGCACCGTCGCCGAGGCCCGCGACCTCTTTCGGCTGATCGGTCGCCGCAACGTCCTGATCAAAATTCCGGCGACGGCCGAGTGCCTTCCCGCCATTACGCAGACGCTCGCGGCCGGCATCGGCGTCAACGTGACGCTGATCTTCTCTCTCGAACGTTACGAAGCCGTCCAGGACGCGTTCATGGCCGGTCTCGAGCAGGCCCGGGCGAACGGTCACGACCTGGCCGGCATCCAATCTGTGGCATCATTTTTCATCTCCCGAGTGGACGCAGAAGTAGACCGGCGCCTCGGCGAGGACGCTCGCGACTACCTGCGCGGGACGGCGGCGACAGCAAACGCCAGGCTCGCCTACGAGAAGTTCGAGACGATGCTGCGCATTCCTCGATGGCGCGCGCTCGAGGCCGGCGGCGCCCACCCTCAGCGTCTCTTGTGGGCCTCCACCGGCGTGAAGGACCCCGCGTACTTCGACACCCGGTACGTCACCGAGTTGATCGCCGCCCGAACGGTGAACACGATGCCGGAGGAGACGCTGCACGCCGTGGCCGATCATGGCGTCGTGGACGGCGACAGCATCTCCGGAACATATGACACCTCGCGCACGGTCCTCGAGAGGCTCGCACTCGCCGGAGTCGATTACGACGACGTCGTCCGTGTGCTCGAAGTGGAGGGACTGCAGAAGTTCGAGGTCGCCTGGAACGAACTCACCTCGACCGTCGCGCTGCTTCTCGACGACGCCCGCGCGCGGGTCGACCGATTTCATAACCCCAGCACAGATACCGCCGCCGTTCCCCGTATCGGCGGTCCAGACTCGAGAAGTGTGAGGCGATGATGGAACTCCTTCAGACCCCGGTCGATCAGCGGCCGCAGTGGGCCGCGCTCGCGGAACACCGAGCACGCCTCGACGGAGTATCGCTTCGCCGACTGTTCGCCGAAAATCCGGGTCGTGCTTCCGAGTTCACCCTCGGCGTCGACGGACTGCTATTGGACTACTCGAAGAACCTCATCGACGCCGAGGTGATGGGCGCGTTGGTCGACCTCGCCTACGCCACCGGGGTGCACCGGCGGATCGAGGCGATGTTCGAGGGGGAGCGAATCAATACGACCGAAGATCGCGCCGCGGCACACGTCGCACTGCGCGCCGCGCGCGATCAGCGAATGGTGATCGACGGAGAGAATGTCGTCCCAAGGGTGCACCACGTACTCGACGAGATGGGGGCCTTCGCAACCCGGATCCGGTCGGGAGCGTGGCTGGGATACACAGGCAAAGCCATCAAGAACGTGGTGAATATCGGGATCGGCGGGTCGGATCTCGGTCCCGTGATGGCCGCCGAGGCGCTGTCGGCCTACTCGGATCCGGGACTGAACGTCCGGTTCGTCTCCAATGTCGACGGCTCGGACATCGTGTCGGCGCTCCGAGGTCTCGATCAGAGCGAAACCCTGTACGTCGTCGTCTCGAAGACGTTCACCACTGTCGAGACACTGACCAATGCGCGCACCGCACGCCGGCTTCTGGTGGACGCACTCGGCAACGAGGATGCGGTTCGCAGACACTTCGTCGCCGTCTCCACCAATGCGAAACAGGTGCGTCACTTCGGGATCGAGACCGAGAACATGTTCGGTTTCTGGGACTGGGTCGGCGGTAGGTACTCCGTCGAGTCGGCGGTCGGACTGTCGTTGATGATCGCGATCGGGCCCGAGAACTTCGCCTCGATGACCGACGGCTTCCGTGCGATGGACACCCACTTCCGCGAGGCGCCGCTCGCCCACAACATGCCCGTGCTCCTCGCACTGATCGGACTCTGGTACAACAATTTTCACGACGCTCAGACCCATGCCATCCTCCCGTACAGCACGTACCTCGCACGCTTTCCGGCGTACCTGCAGCAGCTCGACATGGAGAGCAACGGCAAATCAGTGGACACCGAGGGACGGCTGGTCCGGGTCCGTACCGGCCCGGTCGTGTGGGGCGAACCCGGCACGAACGGCCAGCACGCCTTCTATCAGCTGCTGCATCAAGGGACCCACCTGGTCCCCTGCGACTTCATCGGCTTTCTTCGTCCCGTCGACGGTCCTGACGAGCACCACGATCTGTTGATGGCGAACTTCTTCGCTCAGACCGAGGCACTCGCCTTCGGTCGCAGCGAGGAGGAGGTGGCGGCTGCCGGGGTGCGGGCCGACCTGGTCCCGCACCGAAGTTTCGCGGGGGACCGACCGACGAACACGCTGCTGGCAGGCAGATTGAACCCGTTCGTGCTCGGTCAGCTGGTGGCGCTGTACGAACACAAGGTGTTCACCCAGGGGGTTCTGTGGGGAATCAACTCGTTCGATCAATGGGGTGTGGAGCTGGGGAAAGTGCTCGCCCACCGCATCTTCGACGAGCTCTCTCAGGACGAGCCGCCCGCGCCCGGTCACGATGAATCGACGAACTCCCTGGTCTCGATGTACCGGACGGCCGCGGCCCGGCGGGTGCGGCCGCGGCCCGGCGGAGACCGAGACGGTGCCGCCGTGCGCTGAGCAAGAAGGACGGGCCACGCCACTGTGCGGTGTGCAGGTCCCGGGCGTGGGGCGGCGTCGGCGACAGGCACGCGAGAATCCTCCAGAACGCTTGACGCTCCACAACTGCTCTTGTAGATTAGAAACGAATCCAGTCGGCATTACTACAGGTCGAATGCCAGATTAGATCTCCAAAGTGGAAACGATTCACACCGGATAGCAATCGCGGTGGTCGTCACGGGAATCACCCGCAGATCCAGCACGAGTCCACTGCGCTCAGGCTGCCCGGCCACCGTCGTGGATGCTTCCGGACCGACTCCAAATGAAGGGAAGACCCGGATGGCCGACTTCGATCCGTCAGCGCCGAACGCGCGACGTTACCCGCGGGTGATCACCGAAGGCGAGATCAGCAGCATGCCGCGTTTGCAATTCAACACCGGCATCGACACCGCGATCTTCCTGTCGCGGGAGCGCGACGACGCACGCTACTTCCGCCAGGGCTACTGCTACCAGGAACCCGACCACGCCCCCTACAACTGGGAGCAGCCCAACTTCGACGAGACGCACTACTGCCTCGAGGGGCACATCAAGCTGCGGGTCAAGGATGCGAATGACCGAGAGGTCGTACTCGAAGCCGGCCCGGGAGAGCATATCTACCTCCCGGCCGGATACACCTACACCCTCGAGAACACCGGTGTGCGGACCGTCTTTTTCTGGACCAGCGGCCCGTCTCCCCGCGTGGGACTCGTCGAGGTGCCGGATTACCACAAGACCCTCCAAGAACTGAGGAAGTGAGAGAGCAATGGCCGTGACCGCAAGCCAGACCGCCCCCCTGCGGGGCGACAAGAGGTGGGGTTACCTCGACAGGGCCAAGAGCATCCGTGTAGCGAGTGTGAATGCCGACGGGAGCATCTACCTGACTCCCCTGTGGTTCGTCGTCGACGACAAGAGGATCTTCCTCCCGATCGACGCCGGCAGCCGCCACGGTGCGAACTCGCAGGAGGGCCGGAATATCGCCGCGCTG includes these proteins:
- a CDS encoding aldehyde dehydrogenase family protein, with the translated sequence MSNTPASATLLEDAATLFIDGEWCTSEQTYNRFEPYETGHLSGIFASATPAHVRRAYDAAEKAQPGWAAIPAVQRADVLRRAADLLEARVETAARRLTADMGKAIRDARGEVLRSAAILRYYAGDLLQPSGETYPSADPETVLLTVEQPLGIVCAITPWNFPFAIPTWKIAPAVAFGNSVVWKPAEGASGSAVLLTEIFAEAGLPTGVLNLITGKGRSLSGSLTGDNRLAALTFTGSNGVGVRLREAVADRNVKVQLELGGKNPAIVLADAELEDAAVQVVRGAMLAAGQRCTATSRVYVQRQVATEFRELLLAQVNRLVVGNPYDEATDIGPMSSPEQRDTVVEYLRLAHEEGADILLGGKADGEGCFLEPTVLTGVAPSSRLVREEIFGPVLVLTEVEDFDEALAAANDTVFGLSASLFTSNISKAMQFVRRINSGLVHVNRETASVEPHVPFGGVKASSSMNREQGKAARTFFTTTKTVYLRSPN
- the tal gene encoding transaldolase, yielding MRNDRGRTVRPHEYLDTNEGPAGEERNSSQSPAASGPLQRLSAAGVAVWLDDLSRHRLASGSLAALVQNWPVCGVTTNPSIFENALRSGEAAYGEQIRDLAIAGADAAEAVRALTTTDVRWACEILRETYERSGGADGYVSIEVDPYLSRNVPGTVAEARDLFRLIGRRNVLIKIPATAECLPAITQTLAAGIGVNVTLIFSLERYEAVQDAFMAGLEQARANGHDLAGIQSVASFFISRVDAEVDRRLGEDARDYLRGTAATANARLAYEKFETMLRIPRWRALEAGGAHPQRLLWASTGVKDPAYFDTRYVTELIAARTVNTMPEETLHAVADHGVVDGDSISGTYDTSRTVLERLALAGVDYDDVVRVLEVEGLQKFEVAWNELTSTVALLLDDARARVDRFHNPSTDTAAVPRIGGPDSRSVRR
- the pgi gene encoding glucose-6-phosphate isomerase, with the protein product MMELLQTPVDQRPQWAALAEHRARLDGVSLRRLFAENPGRASEFTLGVDGLLLDYSKNLIDAEVMGALVDLAYATGVHRRIEAMFEGERINTTEDRAAAHVALRAARDQRMVIDGENVVPRVHHVLDEMGAFATRIRSGAWLGYTGKAIKNVVNIGIGGSDLGPVMAAEALSAYSDPGLNVRFVSNVDGSDIVSALRGLDQSETLYVVVSKTFTTVETLTNARTARRLLVDALGNEDAVRRHFVAVSTNAKQVRHFGIETENMFGFWDWVGGRYSVESAVGLSLMIAIGPENFASMTDGFRAMDTHFREAPLAHNMPVLLALIGLWYNNFHDAQTHAILPYSTYLARFPAYLQQLDMESNGKSVDTEGRLVRVRTGPVVWGEPGTNGQHAFYQLLHQGTHLVPCDFIGFLRPVDGPDEHHDLLMANFFAQTEALAFGRSEEEVAAAGVRADLVPHRSFAGDRPTNTLLAGRLNPFVLGQLVALYEHKVFTQGVLWGINSFDQWGVELGKVLAHRIFDELSQDEPPAPGHDESTNSLVSMYRTAAARRVRPRPGGDRDGAAVR